In a genomic window of Nyctibius grandis isolate bNycGra1 chromosome 4, bNycGra1.pri, whole genome shotgun sequence:
- the PPP2R2D gene encoding serine/threonine-protein phosphatase 2A 55 kDa regulatory subunit B delta isoform codes for MAGVAGGGGGGGSNDFQWCFSQVKGAIDEDVAEADIISTVEFNYSGDLLATGDKGGRVVIFQREQENKSRPHSRGEYNVYSTFQSHEPEFDYLKSLEIEEKINKIRWLPQQNAAHFLLSTNDKTIKLWKISERDKRAEGYNLKDEDGRLRDPFRITALRVPILKPMDLMVEASPRRIFANAHTYHINSISVNSDHETYLSADDLRINLWHLEITDRSFNIVDIKPANMEELTEVITAAEFHPHHCNVFVYSSSKGTIRLCDMRSSALCDRHSKFFEEPEDPSSRSFFSEIISSISDVKFSHSGRYMMTRDYLSVKVWDLNMENRPVETYQVHEYLRSKLCSLYENDCIFDKFECCWNGSDSAIMTGSYNNFFRMFDRNTRRDITLEASRESSKPRAILKPRKVCTGGKRKKDEISVDSLDFNKKILHTAWHPMENIIAVAATNNLYIFQDKIN; via the exons ATGGCAG GGGTGGCAGGAGgtggaggcggcggcggcagcaacGACTTCCAGTGGTGCTTCTCCCAGGTGAAGGGGGCTATCGACGAGGACGTGGCGGAAG CTGATATTATTTCAACAGTTGAATTTAATTACTCTGGTGATCTTCTTGCGACAGGAGACAAAGGTGGCAGAGTGGTTATATTTCAAAGGGAACAAGAG AACAAAAGCCGTCCTCATTCTAGGGGAGAATATAATGTTTACAGTACCTTTCAGAGTCATGAACCTGAGTTTGACTACTTGAAAAGTCTAGaaattgaggaaaaaattaataaaattaggTGGTTACCACAACAGAATGCTGCTCATTTCCTGCTGTCTACAAATG aTAAAACTATTAAATTATGGAAAATAAGTGAAAGGGATAAAAGAGCCGAAGGTTATAATTTAAAAGATGAAGATGGAAGACTTAGGGATCCCTTCAGAATCACAGCACTACGG gtGCCAATATTGAAACCCATGGACCTAATGGTAGAAGCAAGTCCCAGAAGGATATTTGCAAATGCACATACTTATCACATAAACTCTATTTCAGTAAATAGTGATCATGAAACGTACCTTTCTGCAGATGACCTAAGGATTAACCTATGGCACTTAGAAATCACAGACAGAAGTTTTA ATATTGTAGATATCAAGCCTGCTAACATGGAGGAGCTGACAGAGGTGATCACTGCCGCGGAGTTCCACCCCCACCACTGCAACGTGTTTgtgtacagcagcagcaaaggcaccATCCGCCTCTGCGACATGCGTTCCTCTGCCCTCTGTGACAGGCACTCCAAAT tttttgaagaacctgaagatCCTAGCAGCagatcatttttttcagaaataatatcATCGATATCTGATGTAAAATTCAGTCACAGTGGTCGATACATGATGACAAGAGACTACCTGTCTGTTAAAGTATGGGATCTCAATATGGAAAACAGGCCTGTAGAGACATATCAA GTTCACGAGTACCTTCGAAGCAAGCTGTGTTCCCTTTACGAAAACGACTGCATCTTCGACAAGTTTGAGTGCTGCTGGAACGGTTCTGACAG cGCTATCATGACTGGATCTTACAACAACTTCTTTAGAATGTTTGACCGCAACACGCGACGGGATATCACTCTAGAAGCCTCCAGGGAGAGCAGCAAACCTCGTGCCATCTTAAAGCCGCGCAAAGTGTGTACGGGGGGTAAAAGGAAGAAGGATGAGATAAGTGTTGACAGTCTGGACTTCAACAAGAAGATTCTTCACACAGCGTGGCACCCCATGGAGAACATCATTGCTGTGGCTGCCACCAATAACTTGTATATATTCCAGGACAAAATTAACTAA